From the Vanessa cardui chromosome 18, ilVanCard2.1, whole genome shotgun sequence genome, one window contains:
- the LOC124537403 gene encoding muskelin has product MDDQYESVKLCYTIHKYSSYSANYLPENIMKNNPSDQLSRWFTDSSTPCQYIMLKLQTPCIVETIKFGKYIKAHVSDLKKFQILGGTDENHLSILLTGGLKNDSLDETFRLRHRTSEGLYLPVRYIKIVPLQSWGPAYNYTIWYVELQGKNHETLINSAMDTIDLRKEEEAVRILLKHLRRRRYKDAFEALSRESGVQLEGPVQTRLWNALVENGDYKLAEKIFDEAADEGELDWYMSWQPYTPEWRQLCGCSAAVEERLCCDAGAEHARTRSADLPCADREPRPDATEAGAGAGGGGAAEACCAACAGGACCGRPGPRGGHQLVVDPNTGTLYLFGGWNGTEDLDDLWSFDTKTERWTLLCRHSGMVNGPSPRSCHKMVFDPVHERLFTLGRYLDNAQRIPCNMNSDLYMYDVASGEWSLVSGDTAAEGGPRLVFDHQMCIDPDTQTIYVFGGRVLPANTEELACPQYSGLYAYYIARNTWQLLLADKHELHAPQPRVSHSMLFHPVQRRLYMFAGQRNKEQLVDLWWWECGSNVAHAVCRAPARAPPSQGFTQRATLDPDADEIHVLSGMSKEKDKRVYNTLWIFSLRRLTWTCVYRNESVAPNEPRPRFAHQLVYDPVRKMHYLFGGNPGTAGSPRLRLDDLWALRLRRASPQRVRGRARAALREARFRELAAAPCGAVAALHYLRNDLCAATDHSDPSQVAHFQKLATILFSGTEAPDVRAVSLNARRERTLMRRRAALHRSAHCGDLAQALAAVLGSEDTLVEPTQPFEETSSPTPDTWDAGEHDDDEPDGAARDTRAARVQLYDELCRYFRPSAVPPAADITDLVKM; this is encoded by the exons ATGGATGATCAATATGAAAGTGTTAAATTGTGTTACACAATACACAAATACTCAAGTTACTCTGCCAATTATTTACCAGA AAACATCATGAAAAATAATCCCTCTGATCAGTTATCCAGGTGGTTTACAGATAGTTCAACACCGTGTCAATATATTATGCTTAAATTACAAACCCCGTGTATAGTGGAGACAATAAAGtttggtaaatatataaaagctcATGTCAGTGATCTgaagaaatttcaaatattaggtGGCACTGATGAAAATCATCTGTCAATATTGTTAACGGG aggtTTGAAAAATGATAGTCTAGATGAAACATTTAGGTTACGACACAGAACATCAGAAGGGCTTTATTTACCAGTCCGATACATTAAAATTGTACCTCTTCAGTCATGGGGCCCCGCATATAACTATACCATATGGTATGTTGAATTGCAAGGCAAAAATCATGAGACCTTAATCAACTCAGCCATGGACACAATTGATTtg CGCAAAGAAGAAGAAGCTGTTCGAATACTTTTGAAACATTTACGTCGAAGACGCTACAAGGATGCATTTGAAGCTCTATCGAGGGAGAGTGGGGTGCAGTTGGAAGGACCAGTCCAGACGCGGCTGTGGAACGCCCTTGTCGAGAATGGCGACTATAAACttgctgaaaaaatatttgatgaagCTGCTGATG AGGGCGAGTTGGACTGGTACATGTCGTGGCAGCCGTACACTCCGGAGTGGAGACAGCTATGCGGCTGCTCGGCGGCGGTGGAGGAGCGCCTGTGCTGCGACGCGGGCGCCGAGCACGCGCGCACTCGCTCCGCAGACCTGCCGTGCGCCGACCGGGAGCCCCGGCCTGACGCAACG gaggcgggcgcgggcgcgggcggcgggggGGCGGCGGAGGCGTGCTGCGCGGCGTGCGCGGGCGGCGCGTGCTGCGGCCGGCCCGGCCCGCGCGGCGGACACCAGCTCGTCGTCGACCCCAACACTG gCACATTGTATTTATTCGGTGGATGGAATGGTACAGAAGATTTGGACGATTTATGGAGCTTTGACACAAAAACGGAGAGATGGACCCTCCTGTGTCGGCACAGCGGCATGGTCAACGGACCTTCTCCGCGCTCCTGCCACAAAATGGTTTTCGACCCCGTACACGAACGATTATTTACCCTTGGACGATATTTGGATAACGCGCAGAGAATTCCGTGTAATATgaat AGTGACCTCTACATGTACGATGTGGCAAGCGGCGAGTGGTCGCTGGTGAGCGGCGACACGGCGGCGGAGGGCGGCCCGCGCCTCGTGTTCGACCACCAGATGTGCATCGACCCCGACACGCAGACCATCTACGTGTTCGGCGGTCGCGTGCTGCCCGCCAACAC AGAGGAGCTGGCCTGTCCGCAGTACTCGGGCCTGTATGCGTACTACATCGCGCGCAACACCTGGCAGCTCCTCCTGGCGGACAAGCACGAGCTGCACGCGCCGCAGCCGCGCGTGTCGCACTCCATGCTGTTCCACCCG GTGCAGCGGCGCCTGTACATGTTCGCGGGGCAGCGCAACAAGGAGCAGCTGGTGGACCTGTGGTGGTGGGAGTGCGGCAGCAACGTGGCGCACGCCGTGTGCCGCGCGCCCGCCCGCGCGCCGCCCTCGCAGGGCTTCACGCAGCGCGCCACGCTCGACCCCGACGCCGACGAGATACACGTGCTCTCG GGTATGAGCAAAGAAAAGGACAAGCGCGTGTATAATACGCTCTGGATTTTCTCACTGCGGCGACTGACGTGGACGTGCGTGTACCGCAACGAGAGCGTGGCGCCCAACGAGCCGCGGCCGCGCTTCGCGCACCAACTCGTGTACGATCCCGTGAGGAAG ATGCACTACCTGTTCGGCGGCAACCCGGGCACGGCGGGCAGCCCGCGCCTGCGGCTGGACGACCTGTGGGCGCTGCGCCTGCGCCGCGCCAGCCCGCAGCGCGTGCGCGggcgcgcgcgggcggcgcTGCGCGAGGCGCGCTTCCGCGAGCTGGCGGCCGCGCCCTGCGGCGCCGTGGCCGCGCTGCACTACCTGCGCAACGACCTCTGCGCCGCCACCGACCACTCCGACCCGAGCCAG gTAGCTCATTTCCAGAAGTTAGCGACGATTTTATTCAGTGGCACCGAGGCTCCCGACGTCAGAGCGGTGTCGTTGAATGCGCGTCGAGAGCGAACACTGATGCGCCGGCGCGCGGCGCTGCACCGGAGCGCGCACTGCGGAGACCTAGCGCAGGCCCTCGCTGCG GTGCTCGGGTCCGAAGACACTCTGGTCGAGCCCACGCAGCCGTTCGAGGAGACGTCGTCGCCCACGCCCGACACGTGGGACGCGGGCGAGCACGACGACGACGAGCCCGACGGCGCCGCGCGCGACACCCGCGCCGCGCGCGTGCAGCTGTACGACGAGCTGTGCCGGTACTTCCGCCCGTCCGCCGTGCCGCCCGCCGCCGACATCACCGACTTGGTTAAGATGTAA
- the LOC124537169 gene encoding protein bicaudal D isoform X2: MSEGEELRHELERVISERDRLLAESSELGADKATRESERAALRAELREARQREQRLLLDIGDLEDENISLQKQVSALRSSQVEFEGLKHEVRQLREEAEIARAAADETAALRRIAERQLAEALEALQAEREAKFAAKKELDAHISREAQFNITNLAYSIRGMPEEGADDDGEAGASGAGDLSAADHHADLFSEVHLHEISRLEKQLEQAHNENSQLSSSLRTAQSTAETESAAAGVLRAGLTRVSSRVAALHALHGDCAPLEDDKAEGGVASRAAKWLTWWRVSGGELGALLAALRELDAPPDGSPAALQRAHLAQLSDRVADAELRCAALQADADLLRTLAGGAGRALSSAAPALASAAETLAALYHHVCAVNGTQPERVLLEHAGQTDGAGGEGRGIDDEALALAAGELEGLRAAGLVARSADTLLDQLTHLRAALDTALDSRHRHQPMMEAEERGAELAELQEQVIKLKSLLSTKREQIATLRTVLKSNKNTAEVALANLKSKYETEKTIVTETMLKLRNELRLLKEDAATFSSLRAMFAARCEEYVTQVDELTQALSSAEEEKKTLNQLLRLAVQQKLSLTQRLEELEVDREMRTRRVPKAGGGARARGRDF; this comes from the exons ttACGACATGAGCTAGAAAGGGTGATCAGCGAACGCGATCGTCTCCTAGCGGAGAGTTCGGAGCTCGGCGCTGACAAAGCGACACGAGAGTCGGAGAGAGCTGCTCTACGAGCCGAGCTCAGGGAAGCGAGACAACGGGAGCAGCGTCTTCTGCTTGACATAGGGGATTTAGAAGACGAGAATATATCTTTACAAAAGCAGGTCTCAGCCCTACGGTCCTCACAG GTGGAATTTGAAGGGCTTAAACATGAGGTGCGACAATTGCGTGAAGAAGCAGAAATTGCGCGCGCCGCTGCTGACGAGACCGCAGCGCTTCGGCGTATTGCTGAGAGGCAGCTGGCGGAGGCGCTGGAAGCGCTACAGGCCGAGCGTGAAGCTAAGTTCGCGGCGAAGAAGGAATTAGATGCGCATATCAGTAGAGAAGCGCAATTCAATATTACTAACTTGGCGTACAGTATACGAG GTATGCCAGAAGAAGGCGCGGACGACGATGGCGAGGCAGGCGCTTCCGGCGCCGGGGACCTCAGCGCCGCCGACCACCACGCCGACCTTTTCTCCGAGGTGCATTTGCACGAAATATCGCGGCTCGAGAAGCAGCTCGAACAAGCGCACAACGAAAAC TCGCAGTTATCGAGCTCGCTCCGCACGGCGCAGTCGACCGCGGAGACCGAGAGCGCCGCGGCCGGAGTGCTGCGCGCCGGCCTCACGCGCGTGTCGTCCCGCGTCGCCGCCCTGCACGCGCTGCACGGCGACTGCGCGCCGCTG GAGGACGACAAGGCGGAGGGCGGCGTGGCGTCGCGCGCGGCCAAGTGGCTGACGTGGTGGCGCGTGTCGGGCGGGGAGCTGGGCGCGCTGCTGGCCGCCCTGCGCGAGCTGGACGCGCCGCCCGACGGCTCGCCCGCCGCGCTGCAGCGCGCGCACCTGGCGCAGCTCAGCGACCGCGTGGCCGACGCGGAGCTGCGCTGCGCGGCGCTGCAGGCCGACGCCGACCTGCTGCGCACGCTGGCCGGCG GTGCCGGTAGGGCCCTGTCGTCGGCGGCGCCGGCACTCGCGTCGGCGGCGGAGACGCTGGCGGCGCTATATCACCACGTGTGCGCCGTCAACGGCACACAGCCCGAGCGAGTGCTGCTCGAGCACGCAGGACAGACGGACG GCGCGGGCGGCGAGGGCCGCGGCATCGACGACGAGGCGCTGGCGCTGGCGGCGGGCGAGCTGGAGGGGCTGCGCGCGGCGGGGCTAGTGGCGCGCTCGGCCGACACGCTGCTGGACCAGCTCACGCACCTGCGCGCCGCGCTCGACACCGCGCTCGACTCGCGCCACCGCCACCAGCCAA TGATGGAGGCGGAGGAGCGAGGCGCGGAGCTGGCGGAGCTGCAGGAGCAAGTCATCAAGCTCAAGTCGTTGTTGTCCACCAAGCGCGAGCAGATCGCCACCCTGCGCACCGTGCTCAAGTCCAACAAGAACACCGCCGAGGTGGCGCTCGCCAACCTCAAGTCCAAGTACGAGACCGAGAAGACCATCGTCACCGAGACCATGCTCAAACTGCGCAACGAGCTACGGCTGCTCAAGGAAGACGCTGCCACCTTCTCAA GTTTGCGTGCTATGTTCGCGGCGAGATGCGAGGAGTACGTCACGCAGGTCGACGAGCTCACGCAGGCGCTCTCCAGCGCCGAGGAGGAGAAGAAGACTCTCAACCAGCTGCTGCGTCTTGCCGTGCAGCAAAAACTGTCGCTCACGCAACGCCTCGAGGAACTGGAG GTGGACCGCGAGATGCGCACGCGGCGCGTGCCCaaggcgggcggcggcgcgcgcgcgcgggGCCGCGACTTCTAG
- the LOC124537593 gene encoding ATP-dependent (S)-NAD(P)H-hydrate dehydratase-like translates to MGIWKIFTLIVSLGLVEIQSLVVEECSNIKSNLNENILTSLTKSVVPELEGKKKGEAGKIAIVGGSIEYTGAPYFAAISALKVGSDLVFVITTETAAPVIKSYSPDLIVIPHSSKNIRSLLFSKDVVVLGPGLGRAAEGLDLAYDIINICRELRKPLVIDADGLYALYKNVSILKSYPSPGVILTPNNAEVKRLKEAIPIGNTNWYEYWGDYVTVLEKGEQDQYHSNLGKFDWCLSEGGSGRRAGGQGDILAGSLGTFFNWALKANLCENKQSISLAQSVASYAAAKFTRRCNHKAYRSHGRSMIASDMLNEIHSTFDELFTY, encoded by the exons atgggAATTTGGAAGATATTTACTTTGATAGTTTCATTAGGTCTTGTTGAAATCCAATCTTTAGTCGTAGAAGAATGTTCaaacattaaaagtaatttaaatgaaaatattctcacgTCTCTTACAAAATCAGTAGTACCAGAGTTAGAAGGCAAAAAAAAAGGAGAAGCTGGAAAAATTGCGATTGTAggcggttctatcgaatatacAGGAGCACCATACTTTGCAGCCATTTCTGCTCTAAag gtcgGGTCTGACTTAGTTTTTGTGATAACCACAGAAACCGCAGCACCAGTAATCAAATCATATAGTCCCGATCTCATTGTTATCCCTCATTCATCAAAAAATATTCGCTCTTTGCTATTTAGTAAAGATGTCGTAGTACTAGGACCTGGCTTAGGTCGAGCAGCAGAAGGATTAGACCTAGCATATGACATAATTAACATATGTAGAGAATTACGAAAACCTTTGGTTATTGATGCTGATGGTCTATATGCACTTTATAAGAATGTCTCCATTTTAAAGAGTTATCCAAGCCCTGGAGTTATATTAACCCCTAATAATGCAGAAGTAAAAAGATTAAAAGAAGCTATTCCAATCGGAAACACGAATTGGTACGAATATTGGGGTGATTATGTAACAGTCTTAGAAAAAGGTGAACAGGATCAGTACCATTCAAATCTTGGAAAATTCGATTGGTGTTTGAGTGAAGGAGGGTCTGGTAGACGAGCTGGAGGCCAGGGCGACATATTGGCTGGTTCATTAGGGACTTTCTTTAATTGGGCGCTTAAAGCTAATCTTTGTGAAAATAAACAATCTATCTCACTGGCTCAGAGTGTAGCTTCTTATGCAGCAGCCAAATTTACCAGAAGATGTAATCACAAAGCCTACAGATCACATGGCCGTAGCATGATTGCTTCTGATATGTTAAATGAAATTCATTCTACATTTGACGAACTTTTTACCTACtag